Within Sorghum bicolor cultivar BTx623 chromosome 2, Sorghum_bicolor_NCBIv3, whole genome shotgun sequence, the genomic segment TCTCAAAGGAAAAAGTTCACATTACCTTCCTCAATTTCTATAAAAGTCCAATTTTCCTCCCTGAACTCCAAAATCAGATAAAACATCTCTTGCAACTTTTAAAACTTACCTCCCTGGCCCTATTATAAGCGGTATTGAAGATGGTTtaatctttttcctttttatttatctcgttgaatctttgaaaaaattatagtaaatcatagaaaaatcataaaatataaaatctaattttgttggactccacatgagtagatctatacagtgaacatataatatagtatgcctTAGTATAGAGTTTTGCTCTAGCTTTGGATCtatgtgtaacacccaaaaatctgTTTTAAATTAATAgggattaatttgatttaattaagcatTTTTGTGCGCATTTGAATTCAGCACTTAAATACtttttggtcaaaattaaaatttatcataagattagaaacttgtttgtgcattcatgctgaagaatattttattttgtattgtttgcctctggcttgaatttatttgcattcaaaattttatttagaaaaggttttaggaaaagaaaaaaaaagaaaataaaaaaaaagagaaagacccCAGCCAGCCCAGCTGTCCCCCTGGCCTTCCCGGCCCTGCTCCCCTCTCCCCCTTTTCCTTTTCTCCCCGCGCCCCACGGCCCAGTCGCGCACAACGCAGCCCAGCGCGCGCCCTCCTCCCCTTTCTCTCTTCTCTCGCTGACGAGCCGGCCCCGCAGCGCAGCGCccccccctcttcttcttcacgTAATCGGGACGGACTCGCCCTCCCCGATCGTGAACCGATCCCGGGAAAGCCGTGATCTCTTGCCCTTTTCGCGAATCGAGCCCTATAAAGTCCCTAGGCCAACCCCGCGATCCCCTCTTCACTTCTAAATCGCGAAACCAAGCTCTAGCCACCCTAGGCCGCGCGCTTTTGGATCTCGCCGTGCGCAAAACCATCTGCCGCCGCGGCACGCCCTCCCTGCACCTTCTCGGCGCGAGCTAAGAGCCTAGGTGGGTTCGTctccttctccatctcccgatgtGATTCTTTTGCTCCAGGATGCACCAGAGCGCGAGAACgaagagctccggcgagcttcctgcggccggcaatggcgccaccgcgccggagcagggaGCCGGCTGGCCGGACCGCCGCCCGTCACCCCAGTCGCGCCCGATGCCGTCCGTTTGAAGATCGACGGCCAGGAAGCAAAGATACCCCTTCGAGGGGATTTTTCTTTAAGAGACCCTGGAATATTTGAGAATTAACCCGCGGTCCAAAGGCGTATTCGCGATTTTACgttttctctgttttgaaaaaCGTATTCTAGTCGGCTGGGTCTAAAATACGCTTTCcagtatttacagaattgccactgagtttctttaggccataaaatattcgttttaactccgtttttgtctattcaaatttcgttagatttatatttacgagctctatatGTTGGAAGTAAtaatttactgttttgaaactttttattttcacagtagcatttaattaattaattatctaccgaaaatcttagaaaattcataacttcaccgtttcaactccgattttcgtgaactttacgtttgtgtgatcgtagcactgcgtagaatatttttataaacttttatctttgatttctcactgtttggtgtattgttctaattatagtttgtttgcttcgtgtatgattgtctacattggattgcgtgttgttgattgatgattgggattagacggtgagcgatacgttggtgatcaaggtcaatcttttgaagatcagcagcaggctcaggagagctttgatcaaggcaagtataactggagatcatccttgttacctatacaccattaatacaatatttatcatttgcatgtgtccaccttgatgaccttagcaaaatcatagatgattgttatcctgaattccttgatacctatttagatatgcatttgggtagttcttgctagtgcttgattataatccatgatcttgtaacatgaatatttggatatacaataaacaataaaataagctttctagcaacttgaatataaagggtggaaagaactctggcttttgctggattgatcttgaccctccataaggacttatcccttggcaaaagctgggacaactcgtacaaccatgagggctatatggctctggttttagctcagtatgaggacctttttctagcttgttagcggttaccttaaatggcgtaagaatggctagacacgttgggtatagtgtggcctctgtccatgtgtataggctgcgggttatgtgccatggaagggggctctatatctaccttccgagtgaatctaatggccctaacttgttagacgaaacctttgaaaggcttcatagtgatccctgccgacctcccttggaagggggttaagagactcatgacctcgggcgaaagggtaaatcacgactcatggataaatatgtacaacctctgcagagtgttaaatctggtatactagccgtgcccacggatacgggcggcccggaaaactgacggaatagatggacactgatgaacatgattaatgatgataaatgatggtttattatgttgtttatatgtgttattcttaattcttgtatacattgatcatgtggttatgggatttaatatgctaccttgatattgctatccaatgattaaatatgctattcacatataaaagctaaatgcagtcaaaccagtgtcagcttattgagcctcatgaacctctagttatacttgttgagtacgatatgtgctcactcttgcaatttcccccacacctcaggagaagttttgggcttgtgatcaaccagtcagttggatcctgtggagagaagttaatacccgaagtttagagttgtctatccgctgtttgatgcTAAagattatctcttttatattacgtacgttatatatttatgcattgtcttttgatattaccccttatttgtagctatatgtgagatttgacttttaaaactcacatatggtgcatatctggttttgtccttaaaataggTTATTACACTATGTTTTTCTGTGATTAAATGAAATAATTCGTAGTTGTAGTTTTTATGGTCCAATTTTGGTGAATTTTTTATGGTGGACTAATGATTATATGCTTAAATTGTACTAAAAATTTCgtactcattggatcatgtataacttagttatagatattatttaggtttatgcttgttaaatataaataaagctATAACTAAGCTATAAATGATCCATTAATATGAAAATTTTACTACAGTTCAATATACAGTAATTAGCCCATCATAAAAATTTCAACACAATTGGACCACAGAAACTACaactatactccctccgtccatttATCTCAATCATTTTTAAGCAAAACTTTTTTTCTAATTATCCCATCATCTTGAGGTGACCGGCTGTAATTATGGCCATTCCTTGGGTGCATGCACACATCTCCATACAGGACGTGGGCCATCTTGGCTGCTCCTTAGTTGCATGCAGGCATGCACATTAATTAGATTAATTGGACCACAATGATTTATTGAAAAGACGTGAGTCATTCATGTTTCTTGGTCTCTGTGCACAAGGCTTAAACGAAGAAGACTAATGGACGAAGGGAGTATTATATGTTCATGTGTAGatgtactcatgtggagtccaacaaaactgaattttctattttataatgttTCTgtgattcagccaaaataaatacagTAATAACAAAAAAGACAATACTGTTTATAACAGGGTCAGAGAGATAAGATGAACGATTTTAAAAGTTAAGAGAAGTGTTTGTTTGATTTtaaagtttatagaaaaaacaGACTTTTATGAAAGTTAACGGAGGTAATatggattttttttcttctctcaaaACAAATGGGGGAAgggtataaggccttgtttagttccgaaaaaaattcgatttcgctactgtaacattttcgtttttatttgacaaatattgtccaatcatgaactaactaagatcaaaagattcgtctcacgatttacagacaaattgtataactagtttttgtttttgtctatatttaatgcttcatatatataccgtaagattcgatgtgacgggaaatcttgaaaacattttggatttcggggtgctAAGAGGAAGGTCGGGACTTGTGGGCCACGGCCGCATTAAGAATTTACAACTGCGTTTGTACTCCGTGGCCAGACAAGCCCGGATCGAGCCCACGGGCCAAACAGCTAACAGCCCAAAAGCAGAAAGCAAGGTTGCTGCAAAGAAACTTGACTTAGAATTAGAAACCAGCAGCGTACAAAATGATGGCTAAGAGCACGCTGCACGTGTCAAAATGTTTACAAGTGCACATGTGCGCTTGCAAACAGAGGCGAAACCACGTTAAGTTTGGGTGGTGCACGGGCACCAGgcaagaaaaaatatttattactaAGTAGCTTATTTTAACCATATAAATCAGTTGAAAGTAAGCATATTTCTACACTATTGTTAAAGTTGTGCACCACcataaattttatggtagctttGCCCCTGCTTGCAAAGGTGCTCTTTGATTTTCCCTCGGAAAAATTCGACTGGCACAGGCATAGCTAGTTCGCAAAGAGACCTTCGATTAGTCAAGTGGGAGCAGGATTGAAATCCAGGCGTGTCCCCGTATCTGGCTGGGTaaatttctatttttatatcTAGTCTAGCATGTAAGCACAAAGACTGGTGGTCTATAATGAGTGTGCGAGTGTAGCTACTGTATccagtgaggccttgtttagttctaaaattttttacaaaatcgacactgtagtattttcgcttatatttaataaatattattcaattatagactaactaggcttaaaaattcatctcgtaaattacagataaactgtgtaattagttatttcttttatctatagttaatgctccatgccgtaagattcgatgtgactgagaatgtaaaatattttgcaaattttgttgggaactaaacaaggcctaagttgatGACAACGAGAAGTCTCGAGTTCTCGTTAGAGCAAGCCTAATAATACAGGCCACTTGTAAGTTTTTTTAGCCttctttcagcccacctatataGTAGTTagttattcactattaatatatgGCCCGCTTGTCTCTCTCATAAAGTTTTTTTATTTCTGTGTCTAAGATGGTTTGtttctctctctttctttctttctttctttcactTCAGCATTTAATCAGCTTACAGTCAATTACTATACTTTTATTTAGAGAACCTATTCACTTGAGATTATTTACTAAATCTACTAATTATTTTTGTAATGTTTTTTCTcttaataaattaataaatagtattattagttatgactttttagcaagtGAATAGGACGTTTGATTTGCATGATGAGGACCTTTTCGTTTTCGTGCTGGTGGAGAAAAGGACAAAGACAACGGGGATCCACCTTGCCTTGTTGTTGCCTTGGAGCTGCCGAGTCCGGACCCATCCAATCCAACCGCTGCGCTCCACATCGCCAGGCCGTGGGACCACAGCAACGGCCCCTTTGTCCCTCTGCAACTGGTTCGCAGCTATAGGCAGCCAGCTACCACCCCACAGCCCCCCGTCCCGTCGACACGCCACGGCATCCACCACATCACCAGATCCGCCGCCCGCGCAGAGGACCAGAGGAATTTCGTCGCGATGGGGGCGGTGGTGACGGCGGTGATCGCGATCGCGGCGGTGGTGCTCGGCTGGATCACCATCGAGATGGCCTGCAAGCCCTGCCTCGAGACCGGCCGCCGCGCCATGGACCGCGCGCTCGACCCCAACTACGACCCGGACTCCCCCACCAACGCCAACGCCaacgccaccgccaccaccggcGGCGCCGCCTCCGCCACCGAGCCGCTCCTCGCCGACCTCTCCGCCTCCACCGCGCCACCCGCCAAGGCCATCTAAATCTCCTCCCAGAGGCAGGCGGAGCCAGGCCGGGCCGGCGATGCAGTAGTAGGCTTGCTTCCCTCCCCTCGCATTGTAATGCTGTTTCTTTCTAGAATGTCCGTCTGTGCTTATGAGTTGTGACTTATGAGTTTGTTATAAGCGACAACTGCTAGAAATATATAAACTGCTGTCAAACGGGATCGATACCCTCATGATCTCAGCATCCGACTAGTGACATTGGGCTCCTGATTAGACTTTGTATTTACAAGTGACATTGCAACCTGATGGGATCCTATCTTTCTACACAAACTGCTAATTTTGGGGAGAAATTTTGCTCAGGTTAGAGAGAGATGTACAGATTGGTACCTATGCCACtattcctcttcctcctccatcGGCGTCTCGTTACTCCCTCCCACTGCATCCTCGTCCATGGCATTGTCGTTATTGTTCTCCTCATCAGCCGGAGCATCGGAGTCGGTCTCCATCTGCTCCTCATCTTCCTCATCCACGCTCCCATACGCTTGAGAGCTCACCACATGGCCTTGCAAGTCCTTGTGCTTCAAATTGCCTGTCACAGTGCAGAATTCACAAAGTGGAGGGCATTAGAGCAGGAGGTAGGCACAGCTTCATGGGTTGGTACCTTACGAAAACACAGGTCTGGGTTGAGATGCCGTGTCTCCCAACTTGGTATTTGTGCGTAACTAGGCATGGTGCTGGAGAAACTGTGAATGAGATTCCAAAATTTACCCATCTGGAATTCCTTCTCGGCGGAGCAGTTGTGTAGCAGCGCCTTAACTTGGAACAAGAACCGTTCCATAGATCTCTTTGCAGGAGGTACTTTGCTTGTGATCATTGTCCGCTTGTTACCCTGCACAAGATTGTCAAGTTACTGCCACAAGCACAGAGCACAAGGCTTATGTTATGAACATCTTACACAGAATCATCAGCTGTACACTGTACCTTAGCATCTGAACATATGGATTGGATTATTCTTGTTGCTTTCTGAAGTATTCTTAGCTGTATTAGCACAATTCATCAGCGACACTGATCAGCCATCATAATTCATCAGTGATACCAAAGGGAACTTAAGTGTAACCTACAGCCATTACCATTTTGACTATGGTGCCATTATGTTGCTCGAAATGTGTCTCTAGAAAGCTGAAGGCTGCAAAAGGCAAATAGTAAATTGAACATTTTATTTTGTCAAAGCCAAGACCAAGATACACCAAAATGGGTGTTACCAACAAGATGTTGAAAGGTTAAAGGCATGTATACATAGTGAACTTACAGAACCACAATTCCTCACCTTTCAGAAATGTGTCGATAAACTTTCCCCCATGTTTAACTGCCAT encodes:
- the LOC8086419 gene encoding uncharacterized protein LOC8086419, which codes for MGAVVTAVIAIAAVVLGWITIEMACKPCLETGRRAMDRALDPNYDPDSPTNANANATATTGGAASATEPLLADLSASTAPPAKAI